In Methanosarcina barkeri MS, a single window of DNA contains:
- a CDS encoding sugar phosphate isomerase/epimerase family protein, with the protein MQLHRISYSSRAVVEDPFKWAYTLEDHGYTGWEIVQEGSQCLNSKNIQNLKNISETTDLELTLHLPFSDMNLAGLNDSIRAEVIRQMEHYLTLASNYVNLAVVHPGYLSPYGTQVPQKAYFTNLASLQEICDFAADFGILVAVENMPDMPKIFGKYPDEMLEMLESIGSHNVGFTFDVGHANTVGLIDDFLELFNEKISHVHIHDNMGKKDEHLPLGKGIIDWKQVMEKLSDYKGIFVTEMSSVEEGIESLEFLRNL; encoded by the coding sequence ATGCAATTGCATAGAATTAGCTATTCTTCGCGTGCAGTCGTTGAAGACCCTTTCAAATGGGCTTACACGCTTGAAGACCATGGGTATACCGGTTGGGAAATCGTACAGGAAGGTTCTCAGTGCCTGAACAGCAAGAACATTCAGAATTTGAAAAATATCAGTGAAACCACAGACCTTGAATTAACTCTGCACCTGCCCTTCTCGGATATGAATCTGGCAGGTCTGAACGACTCAATAAGGGCAGAAGTCATCAGGCAGATGGAGCACTACCTGACTCTTGCCTCTAACTATGTCAATTTAGCTGTAGTACATCCTGGTTATCTTTCCCCTTATGGCACGCAGGTTCCACAGAAAGCATATTTTACCAATCTTGCTTCTCTCCAGGAAATATGTGACTTTGCTGCGGATTTTGGAATTCTTGTTGCTGTCGAAAATATGCCCGACATGCCGAAAATCTTTGGAAAATATCCTGACGAGATGCTTGAGATGCTTGAATCCATTGGAAGCCATAATGTGGGTTTTACTTTCGATGTAGGACACGCAAACACTGTAGGGCTTATTGACGACTTTCTGGAACTTTTTAACGAAAAAATCTCTCATGTGCATATCCATGACAACATGGGTAAAAAAGATGAACATCTACCTCTTGGAAAAGGCATAATAGACTGGAAGCAAGTTATGGAAAAACTTTCGGATTATAAAGGAATTTTCGTTACCGAGATGAGTTCTGTAGAGGAAGGAATTGAGAGCCTTGAGTTTTTAAGAAATCTGTAA
- a CDS encoding dephospho-CoA kinase, with protein sequence MKIIAFVGMPASGKSEAARIAAEMDIPVINMGDVIRKEVSRRGLEPNDSNTGMVATQLRKCEGMDAVAVRCISQIIDAGSGLVVVDGVRGIAEVECFRREFGEGFILISIYAPIEIRFSRVQKRGRSDDMNSIEGLRNRDERELGWGMGKAIEAANIEIENNSTLEIFKKDVVEVLSNYLGKNPIE encoded by the coding sequence ATGAAAATAATAGCGTTCGTAGGCATGCCAGCATCTGGAAAGTCGGAAGCTGCCAGAATTGCTGCTGAAATGGACATTCCCGTTATTAACATGGGTGATGTGATCCGGAAGGAAGTTTCAAGGCGTGGGCTTGAACCCAATGATTCCAACACCGGAATGGTTGCAACACAGCTTCGCAAATGCGAGGGTATGGATGCAGTCGCAGTACGCTGCATTTCCCAAATTATAGATGCTGGCTCTGGCCTTGTTGTTGTGGATGGGGTGCGCGGAATTGCCGAAGTGGAATGCTTCAGGCGAGAATTCGGAGAAGGTTTTATTCTGATTTCGATTTACGCTCCTATTGAAATCCGCTTTTCCAGGGTTCAGAAACGAGGCAGAAGTGATGATATGAATAGTATAGAAGGGCTTCGCAACCGGGACGAACGAGAACTCGGCTGGGGAATGGGAAAAGCTATAGAGGCAGCAAATATCGAAATTGAAAATAATTCCACTCTGGAAATTTTCAAAAAGGATGTTGTTGAAGTTTTGAGCAACTACTTAGGAAAAAACCCCATTGAGTAA
- a CDS encoding ORC1-type DNA replication protein, with translation MIKAQSLDGLFEKLLDGKSIFKNKEVLRPSYTPDLLLHRNEQINSLATILVSALRGETPSNVLIYGKTGTGKTAVTRYVGKELERVSEDKSLFCSVVYINCEVIDTQYRLLANLARHFEEDVPMTGWPTDQVFMKFKEAIDSKEQVIVIILDEIDKLIKKGDDVLYNLSRINTDLQRAKVSMIGVSNDLKFTEFLDPRVKSSLGEEELIFPPYDAEQISDILKQRAKMAYTDGSLGEMVIPLCAAFAAQEHGDARRALDLLRVSGEIAERENQPQVLEEHVRRAQEKIEVDRVVEVVRTLPTQSKLVLYSIILLRSRGREGKNVTTGEMYNVYRQLCHHIDVDILTQRRVTDLMSELDMLGIVNAVVVSKGRYGRTKEISLSVPVESTRKVLLEDYRLKPLVDFKASVFSKMFS, from the coding sequence ATGATAAAAGCTCAATCATTAGACGGCTTATTCGAAAAATTACTTGACGGTAAATCAATTTTCAAAAATAAAGAAGTACTTCGGCCTTCTTACACTCCTGACCTTTTATTGCACAGAAATGAGCAAATTAACAGTCTTGCAACAATCTTGGTTTCTGCACTCCGAGGAGAGACTCCTTCCAATGTACTTATTTATGGGAAAACCGGGACAGGAAAAACAGCGGTTACCCGTTATGTTGGAAAAGAACTTGAAAGGGTAAGTGAAGACAAATCACTTTTTTGTTCGGTTGTTTATATTAATTGTGAAGTAATTGATACACAGTACCGTCTTCTTGCAAATCTTGCCAGACATTTCGAAGAAGATGTTCCTATGACCGGATGGCCTACTGACCAGGTTTTCATGAAATTCAAGGAGGCAATCGATTCCAAAGAGCAGGTCATTGTCATAATTCTGGATGAAATCGATAAGCTGATCAAAAAAGGTGATGATGTTCTTTATAACCTATCGAGAATCAATACAGACTTGCAGAGAGCCAAAGTCAGTATGATCGGTGTTTCAAATGATTTGAAATTCACTGAATTTCTGGATCCAAGGGTCAAAAGTTCCCTGGGTGAAGAAGAACTGATTTTCCCTCCTTATGATGCTGAACAGATAAGCGATATCCTGAAGCAAAGAGCAAAAATGGCTTACACTGACGGCTCTCTCGGTGAGATGGTAATTCCCTTATGCGCTGCTTTTGCAGCTCAGGAACACGGCGATGCAAGGCGCGCACTCGACCTCCTGCGGGTCTCGGGGGAAATTGCAGAAAGGGAAAACCAGCCTCAGGTTCTTGAAGAGCACGTAAGGCGCGCTCAGGAAAAAATCGAAGTTGATCGCGTAGTCGAAGTGGTAAGAACCCTTCCAACGCAGTCCAAACTCGTACTCTATAGTATCATTCTTTTGCGGAGCCGGGGCAGAGAAGGTAAGAATGTCACAACAGGCGAGATGTATAATGTTTATCGTCAGCTCTGTCACCATATTGATGTGGATATCCTTACCCAGCGCAGGGTTACCGATCTCATGTCCGAACTTGATATGCTGGGCATAGTCAACGCAGTGGTTGTAAGTAAAGGCCGTTATGGTCGAACGAAAGAAATTTCATTGAGCGTTCCAGTAGAAAGTACCCGTAAAGTACTTCTTGAGGATTACAGGCTCAAACCTCTGGTAGATTTCAAGGCGTCAGTTTTCAGCAAGATGTTTTCATAA
- a CDS encoding CBS domain-containing protein codes for MNVSEIMTDEPVSIKEGEFVTRARQLMRDYLLRSLVVVDEENRLVGMLSDQDILRITSTRSNVTVGGYASQSPTVTPDMNIIKAAKLMVQSKQNRVPVVKSTTDRTVVGVLSNVDILRNVEVPKNIPKTLHAVMTKKVKTCSQEDKVSVVWARMLETDYTGIPVVSKKGEPIGMITRRDIIKSGAVRTEVEDERRTRPNESPKVEKIMSTPTYTLSEKDSIQKAIEMIIRQDIGRVTIVNEKDRVSGIVDRQDLLGSIVNVWPEKPSENRL; via the coding sequence ATGAACGTTAGCGAGATTATGACAGATGAACCTGTAAGTATCAAAGAGGGAGAATTTGTGACTCGCGCCCGTCAGCTGATGCGCGATTACCTTCTTCGAAGCCTTGTCGTTGTTGACGAAGAAAACAGGCTTGTGGGAATGCTGAGTGACCAGGATATCTTGAGGATTACCTCTACACGCTCGAATGTCACAGTAGGCGGGTATGCAAGCCAGTCCCCTACAGTCACTCCAGACATGAATATTATAAAGGCCGCAAAACTGATGGTGCAGTCGAAGCAGAACAGAGTTCCCGTTGTTAAATCAACTACGGACCGTACAGTTGTTGGAGTCCTGAGTAATGTGGATATTCTCAGAAATGTTGAAGTTCCAAAAAATATTCCTAAAACATTGCATGCCGTGATGACGAAAAAAGTCAAAACGTGTTCACAAGAGGACAAAGTTAGCGTAGTCTGGGCGCGTATGCTCGAGACCGATTATACAGGTATTCCTGTAGTTTCAAAGAAAGGCGAACCCATTGGAATGATAACTCGCAGGGACATAATCAAATCAGGTGCTGTGCGCACTGAAGTGGAAGACGAGAGACGAACAAGGCCTAATGAAAGCCCAAAAGTTGAGAAGATAATGTCAACCCCTACGTATACACTTTCAGAAAAGGATTCTATTCAGAAAGCAATTGAGATGATTATTCGTCAGGATATCGGAAGAGTTACCATTGTAAATGAAAAAGACAGAGTATCTGGAATCGTTGATAGACAGGACCTTCTGGGATCTATTGTCAATGTATGGCCTGAAAAACCCTCAGAAAATCGCCTTTGA
- a CDS encoding gamma-glutamylcyclotransferase family protein, with the protein MEEDSRKNEATCEDRESKVKDKTLYGNVFHRNVCWQRSYQKPKGEELIMALYGSLRNGLYNSRRFDLQNRSEFLGTTKVNGYALYSLGPYPGIYPLENSCVLAEVRRFSGKQQLEIAKSIDYMELFGGYHREYVDLEIGEQKFRGFIYVYDEKPESERIEHGDWARYLNEKELQERELQERELQERELQERKLQERELQERKLTE; encoded by the coding sequence ATGGAAGAGGATTCAAGAAAAAATGAAGCTACTTGTGAAGACAGAGAGAGTAAAGTAAAAGATAAGACTCTCTATGGAAATGTTTTTCACAGAAATGTCTGCTGGCAGCGTTCTTACCAGAAACCTAAAGGCGAAGAGCTTATCATGGCACTATACGGCAGTCTCAGAAACGGGCTTTACAATAGCCGTCGTTTTGATCTGCAAAACAGGTCAGAGTTTCTGGGTACAACAAAGGTAAACGGATACGCTCTTTACTCCCTAGGCCCTTATCCCGGCATCTACCCTTTGGAAAATTCCTGTGTTTTAGCTGAAGTACGCAGGTTTTCAGGAAAACAACAACTTGAAATTGCCAAATCAATTGATTATATGGAACTTTTCGGAGGATACCACAGGGAATATGTGGATCTAGAAATTGGTGAGCAGAAATTCAGGGGCTTTATCTACGTTTATGATGAGAAACCTGAATCAGAAAGAATCGAGCACGGCGACTGGGCCAGATACTTGAATGAAAAAGAGTTACAGGAAAGAGAATTACAAGAAAGAGAATTACAGGAAAGAGAATTACAGGAAAGAAAATTACAAGAAAGAGAATTACAGGAAAGAAAATTAACTGAGTGA
- a CDS encoding elongation factor Tu, which translates to MTNVAIIGTEKSGRTSLAANLGKKGTSSDITMYNNAKESRKMVFVDSHGYPKALKSLITALNISDMAVLCVPPDGLDRNNPASVHTGECIVALDLLGLKHGIIVLTKSDSTHMYAIDELKKKIKLMTAGTSLQDWECISLNTNKGAKNPFEGVEDLKAKISEISEKIEAEQAELNSLPVRVFIDHAFNVTGKGCVVLGVVKQGISKDKDKTKIFPMDRDIEIRSIQSHDVDIDSAPTGTRVGMRLKNVQAKDIERGFIISDKEIISTDYVLECTISKFTRAIETSSVLHLFVGLQSEPVRVEKILVDGQEVKEVKPGSTCVMELLGNKKVAYSKEDRFLLANLDLPQRFAGYGFMK; encoded by the coding sequence ATGACAAACGTTGCAATTATCGGGACGGAAAAGAGTGGAAGAACCTCCCTTGCCGCAAACCTGGGGAAAAAAGGAACATCCTCCGACATAACTATGTATAATAACGCTAAGGAGAGCCGGAAAATGGTTTTTGTAGACTCGCACGGCTATCCCAAAGCTTTAAAATCCCTGATTACGGCACTGAATATCTCAGATATGGCAGTCCTCTGTGTCCCTCCTGACGGCCTTGATAGGAATAATCCTGCAAGTGTTCATACCGGAGAATGCATTGTTGCCCTGGATCTGCTCGGCCTTAAGCATGGAATTATTGTCCTGACAAAGTCCGACAGTACACATATGTATGCAATCGATGAGCTGAAAAAGAAAATAAAACTGATGACTGCGGGCACTTCCCTTCAGGATTGGGAATGTATTTCCCTGAATACAAACAAAGGTGCAAAAAATCCTTTTGAGGGTGTGGAAGACCTCAAAGCTAAAATTTCCGAGATCTCGGAAAAAATCGAAGCTGAACAGGCTGAGCTGAATAGTCTGCCTGTAAGAGTGTTTATAGACCATGCATTCAATGTTACTGGAAAAGGCTGCGTTGTTCTTGGAGTTGTCAAACAGGGGATTTCAAAAGACAAGGACAAGACTAAAATTTTCCCGATGGATAGAGACATTGAAATCCGATCTATCCAGAGCCACGATGTGGATATTGACAGTGCACCCACAGGCACCAGAGTAGGAATGCGTCTTAAAAACGTGCAGGCCAAAGATATAGAAAGAGGATTTATTATCTCCGATAAAGAAATCATAAGTACCGATTATGTCCTTGAATGCACCATCTCAAAATTCACGCGAGCAATTGAAACCTCAAGTGTACTTCATCTCTTTGTTGGCCTGCAGTCCGAACCTGTACGTGTTGAGAAAATCCTGGTTGATGGGCAGGAAGTAAAAGAGGTAAAGCCTGGCAGTACCTGCGTAATGGAACTTTTAGGTAACAAAAAAGTAGCTTACAGTAAAGAAGATCGTTTCCTACTGGCAAATCTTGACCTGCCTCAGCGGTTTGCAGGTTATGGCTTTATGAAATAA
- a CDS encoding RNA ligase: MSREGNEEIDPQFIARLASFLGFDKERVQHLFEKNYLAQNWGKYEYLFRFDKEISHIERGTVLYEKDGSFEIIMGFPKIRRAMVLDPTIKKHFSGLEKVAVEEKMNGYNVRIAIAKDEIIAITRSGYICPYTTQKAKEKLNLKFFDDFPGLVLYGEMIGPDNPYVPKDIYGIESVEFYIFDIREKNSGKPIPINRKQEILEKYGFFQVKFFKEIPLETAAKEIGKIIRELGEKEHEGVVIKDPEMVLSPLKYTSSQSNCSDLRHAFKFYNETGRDYMLSRIVREGFQTVEWKENKAEFEKRCMQLGKSILGPLSESILSVKNGQRLYEEAKIRVKDLKTAAEFEDYLKRLGIDAIFEEPQLVGEEYLVIIKKINKSTNDKTQAIWQGETW, from the coding sequence ATGAGTAGAGAGGGGAACGAGGAAATAGATCCTCAATTTATAGCTAGGCTTGCCAGTTTCCTGGGGTTTGATAAGGAAAGGGTTCAGCACCTTTTTGAGAAGAACTATCTTGCCCAGAATTGGGGAAAATATGAATATCTATTCCGCTTCGATAAGGAGATCTCCCATATCGAAAGGGGAACCGTGCTTTATGAGAAAGACGGTTCTTTCGAAATCATTATGGGTTTCCCAAAAATCCGGAGAGCCATGGTACTGGATCCCACGATTAAAAAGCACTTTAGCGGCCTTGAAAAAGTGGCCGTGGAAGAAAAAATGAATGGGTATAATGTCCGCATAGCGATTGCAAAAGACGAAATCATTGCAATTACCCGGAGTGGATATATCTGCCCTTATACGACTCAAAAAGCAAAAGAGAAATTGAATCTGAAATTTTTTGATGATTTCCCTGGACTTGTACTTTATGGAGAAATGATAGGCCCGGACAATCCTTATGTTCCAAAAGATATCTATGGCATTGAATCGGTAGAGTTTTACATCTTTGATATTCGGGAGAAAAACAGCGGCAAGCCTATTCCAATAAACCGGAAGCAGGAAATTCTGGAAAAGTACGGCTTTTTCCAGGTAAAGTTCTTCAAAGAAATTCCTCTCGAAACTGCTGCTAAAGAAATCGGAAAAATCATCCGGGAACTTGGAGAAAAAGAACATGAAGGCGTCGTAATAAAAGATCCGGAAATGGTTCTTTCTCCATTAAAATATACCTCTTCCCAGAGTAATTGCTCGGATCTCAGGCATGCCTTTAAGTTTTACAATGAGACCGGCAGAGACTATATGCTTTCCCGGATTGTCAGAGAAGGTTTCCAAACAGTTGAATGGAAAGAAAATAAAGCCGAGTTTGAAAAACGCTGCATGCAGCTAGGGAAGAGTATACTTGGCCCTCTCAGTGAATCCATCCTAAGTGTAAAAAACGGTCAGCGTTTATATGAAGAAGCAAAGATCCGGGTAAAGGATCTAAAAACTGCAGCCGAGTTCGAAGATTATCTTAAAAGACTCGGGATAGATGCAATTTTTGAAGAGCCTCAGTTAGTAGGGGAAGAGTATCTGGTAATTATAAAAAAGATTAATAAAAGTACTAACGATAAAACTCAAGCAATCTGGCAGGGCGAAACCTGGTGA
- a CDS encoding CBS domain-containing protein — protein MQAKDIMVQPYRIDKSDTISHALDLMEKKNTKRLLVVHDDQIIGVLTMRSLTEQLGTRKKLSKPASSLHVATAVSDNFVKVLPDTDTKDVLTLMKKTGGVIIVTDNGKALGWVTPQEFMELNHFTGFAGEVMEKSPVVISSSERVSHARRLILDKDVGRLPVIENGKLVGIIAEDDIAFAMRSFRDLVADNQQDSRIKNLLVGDIMTRSVISVYTNTPLEEAVRTMLEHDVGGVPVLSLDDELAGFLARRNVINTLEK, from the coding sequence ATGCAAGCTAAAGACATAATGGTACAGCCATACAGGATTGATAAGTCAGACACTATATCTCACGCTCTGGATCTAATGGAAAAGAAAAACACAAAACGTCTGCTGGTAGTTCACGACGACCAGATAATCGGTGTACTTACAATGAGAAGTCTGACAGAGCAGCTAGGGACTCGTAAGAAACTGAGTAAACCTGCATCCTCTCTGCATGTTGCAACAGCCGTATCCGACAATTTTGTAAAGGTTCTGCCTGATACCGATACCAAGGATGTTCTTACCCTGATGAAAAAGACTGGTGGCGTAATTATTGTCACTGATAATGGAAAAGCTCTGGGCTGGGTGACACCCCAAGAATTCATGGAACTAAACCACTTCACAGGCTTTGCCGGGGAAGTAATGGAAAAAAGTCCTGTAGTTATCAGTTCATCTGAGAGGGTTAGCCACGCTAGGAGACTTATCCTTGACAAAGATGTAGGAAGGCTGCCAGTAATTGAAAACGGAAAACTTGTAGGCATTATTGCTGAAGACGATATTGCCTTTGCCATGCGTTCTTTCAGAGATCTGGTGGCTGATAATCAGCAGGATTCAAGGATCAAGAACCTATTGGTAGGGGATATTATGACCCGTAGTGTGATTAGTGTCTATACCAATACTCCGCTTGAAGAAGCTGTTAGGACAATGCTAGAACACGATGTAGGAGGTGTTCCAGTCCTTAGCTTGGATGATGAACTTGCTGGTTTCCTGGCCCGCAGAAATGTAATAAATACACTTGAGAAATAA
- a CDS encoding CBS domain-containing protein, protein MNVADIMSSPVYVVNTEEPVSRARKLMLRHKISTLLVLNEDKIVGIVTKSDITNRLAQAEPLWRRRPIDQIPIKLLMTESVISIYPEASISQAAALMLENGVHTIPVVKNDIVGIITRTDLVRYVAENKEDMKTKISKLMTEDIISVHRHHTINHVIDEMNRNNIERVIVKDDAGKPVGIISSRSLALNLLTDFQGELSMKNIKMTRKSSPGGQKTYRYVKELPLTAEDIMISPINSIDVNEDVSAAAKKMMEDGVTALPVSDGEDIVGILSRTDIMKAIL, encoded by the coding sequence ATGAATGTAGCGGACATCATGAGTTCACCTGTGTACGTCGTAAACACAGAAGAACCCGTGTCACGTGCGAGAAAACTGATGTTAAGGCATAAAATCAGTACGTTGCTTGTTCTCAATGAGGACAAGATAGTGGGAATCGTTACAAAATCAGACATCACTAACCGTCTGGCTCAGGCTGAACCTCTCTGGAGGAGAAGACCGATAGATCAGATCCCTATCAAATTATTGATGACTGAGTCGGTTATTAGCATCTATCCTGAAGCCTCTATTTCCCAGGCAGCTGCCTTAATGCTTGAGAACGGAGTGCATACTATTCCGGTGGTAAAGAACGATATTGTAGGTATTATCACCAGGACAGATCTTGTGCGCTATGTTGCGGAAAATAAAGAGGATATGAAAACAAAAATCTCTAAATTAATGACTGAGGATATTATTTCTGTTCACAGGCATCATACTATCAACCATGTGATTGACGAAATGAACAGGAATAACATTGAAAGAGTGATCGTTAAAGACGATGCAGGAAAGCCTGTAGGGATTATTTCCAGCAGAAGTCTCGCCTTAAATCTCTTAACTGATTTTCAAGGCGAACTTTCCATGAAAAATATCAAGATGACCAGGAAATCCTCTCCTGGAGGCCAGAAGACCTATAGATACGTAAAAGAGTTACCCTTGACCGCAGAAGATATCATGATATCTCCAATAAATTCCATTGACGTAAATGAGGATGTTAGTGCAGCCGCCAAAAAGATGATGGAAGATGGAGTGACTGCATTACCCGTCAGTGATGGAGAAGATATAGTGGGTATACTAAGCAGAACCGATATCATGAAAGCCATCCTCTGA
- a CDS encoding CBS domain-containing protein yields MILLNRNTTFSSVDKMKVQPGVSKSKKAQQKDPHTISSMGTMRIGPEFKSRISEHEGKILALATRNVLTLPPTATIMDAIKIMTEKRFRRIPITNAGTRRLEGVVTSVDIIDFLGGGRKNLLVENRFKGNLLAAINEEVRQIMETDIPYLSDQADFKDAVSTMIERRTGGLPIVNSDMQVVAIFTERNALELMGGLVTNRTVDEYMTENVKMISTDTPIGQAAKVMVDNRLRRLPVVKDGIFAGIITSSDIIHFLGNGEAFSKLTTGNIHEALDQPVGSIVSRELIWTGPGTDLGKAMEIMLEKKIGSLPVLDNGLLRGIITERDLLRSLK; encoded by the coding sequence GTGATCCTATTGAACAGAAATACGACATTTTCGTCCGTCGATAAGATGAAAGTTCAGCCAGGTGTAAGCAAATCCAAGAAAGCACAGCAGAAAGACCCTCACACGATTAGCAGCATGGGTACTATGCGAATAGGTCCTGAGTTTAAATCCCGCATTTCAGAACATGAGGGAAAAATCCTGGCCCTGGCAACAAGGAATGTATTAACCCTCCCTCCAACCGCAACAATAATGGACGCAATCAAGATTATGACTGAAAAGAGGTTCAGGCGTATTCCTATTACAAACGCCGGAACACGGAGGTTGGAAGGGGTAGTTACTTCCGTAGATATTATTGATTTTCTTGGGGGCGGAAGAAAGAATCTGCTCGTTGAAAACCGCTTCAAAGGTAACCTTCTAGCTGCGATCAACGAAGAAGTACGGCAAATCATGGAAACTGACATTCCCTATCTATCTGACCAGGCTGACTTTAAAGACGCTGTTTCAACAATGATTGAAAGAAGAACAGGTGGTCTGCCAATCGTGAACAGTGACATGCAGGTCGTCGCAATCTTTACCGAAAGGAATGCACTTGAACTGATGGGTGGACTTGTGACAAACAGAACTGTTGATGAATATATGACCGAGAACGTCAAGATGATATCAACTGATACACCCATTGGACAGGCAGCAAAAGTAATGGTAGATAACAGGCTCCGAAGGCTTCCTGTAGTTAAGGATGGCATCTTCGCAGGAATTATCACGTCCTCTGATATTATCCATTTCCTTGGAAATGGAGAAGCTTTCAGTAAGCTAACAACAGGAAACATTCACGAGGCTCTAGACCAGCCTGTAGGTTCTATTGTCTCAAGAGAGCTGATATGGACTGGTCCAGGTACAGACCTGGGAAAAGCAATGGAAATAATGCTTGAGAAAAAGATAGGTTCACTTCCGGTCCTGGATAACGGGCTGCTCCGCGGTATTATTACTGAAAGGGATCTTCTGAGATCTCTTAAATGA
- a CDS encoding TIGR00266 family protein, producing MADEIDYEIIGNDMQIVEIELDPEEAVQAEAGAMAYMGPGIQMQTSMGNEGSGLFGGLKKGLKRALTGESFFITSFVQKGSGKGHVAFAAPYPGKIIPLDLTKFGGGLLCQKDSFLCAARGVEIEVAFTRKLGVGFFSGEGFILQRLKGDGLAFLHIGGTVIRKDLAVGETYRVDTGCVAAFTETVTYDITWSKNFKNALFGGEGVVLATLTGPGTVYMQSLPFSRLADRIFAASAFGNREEQNGVAGTGILGGLIGGDRSF from the coding sequence ATGGCAGATGAGATTGACTATGAGATTATCGGCAACGATATGCAGATAGTTGAAATTGAGCTTGATCCTGAAGAAGCCGTTCAAGCAGAAGCCGGGGCTATGGCTTATATGGGGCCCGGAATTCAGATGCAGACCAGTATGGGTAATGAAGGTAGTGGGCTTTTCGGAGGTCTCAAAAAAGGACTTAAAAGGGCCTTGACAGGAGAAAGTTTCTTCATTACAAGCTTTGTTCAAAAAGGTTCCGGAAAAGGGCATGTAGCTTTTGCGGCTCCTTATCCAGGAAAGATTATTCCCCTTGATCTCACAAAGTTCGGAGGCGGTCTCCTCTGTCAGAAAGACTCATTTCTCTGTGCTGCTCGCGGAGTAGAAATAGAAGTAGCTTTCACCCGCAAGCTTGGAGTAGGCTTTTTCAGTGGCGAAGGTTTTATCCTGCAGAGATTGAAGGGTGATGGTCTGGCCTTTCTCCATATAGGGGGCACAGTTATAAGAAAAGATCTAGCAGTTGGTGAGACTTATCGTGTCGATACAGGCTGTGTGGCAGCTTTCACTGAAACCGTAACCTATGATATAACTTGGTCAAAAAACTTTAAAAACGCCCTTTTCGGTGGTGAAGGAGTTGTTCTTGCAACTCTTACAGGCCCTGGCACGGTGTACATGCAGAGTCTGCCTTTCTCCCGCCTTGCTGACAGAATCTTTGCAGCCTCTGCCTTTGGTAACCGGGAAGAACAAAATGGCGTTGCTGGGACTGGTATCCTGGGGGGCCTCATTGGTGGAGATAGATCATTCTAA
- a CDS encoding RNA-binding domain-containing protein, which produces MIHVKVSAAVYPTEDSEKVIKAVSFLFTDIELEQKDIETTGSEPGFYPSFFLSGEGGIDILQTLHELIRREEIIDSVRNKAFSKGLSSDGLSVCFSLNKQAAFVGIPSVPAQEEPLGSIEIIIRVDSQEEMERLFEWLLPLTEEGKPVVEVEMDYVERD; this is translated from the coding sequence ATGATACATGTTAAGGTTTCAGCAGCTGTATATCCTACAGAAGACTCGGAAAAGGTTATCAAAGCAGTCTCTTTCCTTTTTACTGATATTGAACTTGAGCAGAAAGATATTGAGACCACTGGATCAGAACCAGGGTTTTATCCTTCCTTTTTCCTTTCAGGGGAAGGAGGAATTGACATTCTGCAAACCCTGCATGAGCTTATTCGCAGGGAAGAAATTATAGATAGCGTTCGCAATAAAGCTTTCAGTAAAGGTTTATCCAGCGACGGGCTTTCGGTTTGTTTTTCGCTTAACAAACAGGCTGCTTTTGTCGGAATTCCCAGTGTTCCTGCACAGGAAGAACCTCTTGGATCTATTGAAATCATTATCAGAGTTGATTCTCAGGAAGAAATGGAAAGACTTTTTGAATGGCTTTTGCCTCTTACTGAAGAAGGAAAACCTGTCGTTGAGGTAGAAATGGATTATGTGGAGAGGGATTGA